The DNA segment CTTCCAAAAAAAATCGCTCACATAAAAATCAAAAAAAGAAACATCGTCAAAAGAACAATCTGATTTTGCGGCATAAATCAACGCCTTCTACATCTACGACGTCTACGGAAACTTTCAATCAGATTAAACAAGCGATTGATTACGAGAAATTACAATCCAAATACGATCATGATTTAGTGGATGTCACCGTAGCTGCGTTGGCAGATCTGCTACATACTCCTACACTGTTCATCCAGCAGCAACGCATTTCTCTGGATGAGCGGCAGTCCCTACTATCCAATATCCGATATGATGATGTTGTTGCATTCTTCGCCAGCACCAAGATCGATCTGACACATGCTACGAATCGGGTACTGTATCTCAGGTCGATTGTATACCACTATTTTTCTCAGCGGCAAGCTACTTCGGCCAAAGCGGAATCTGTTTCTGATCCTTCATCGGAGCTGGAGCCTTGGGAAATCGATTGGTTGCAGGACATGCAGTCCAGGCGAAAAGCCAGTCAAAAAATTTAATGTGCTGTAAACAGCCGTACCGAAATTATTTTTCGGTACGGCTACCAGTCGTTGTGTAATTCGAAAGAAGTCCCAGGATAACTGCCTGGGACTTCTTTATACTATACCATAACCCTATTTTCACAGGGTATCCTTTAATGCGTATTATGCAAATTGGCATTTATGGATTCTCTGATTATTGGATAACCGGGCATAATAATAAAACTCTCTCCAATAACATTTGTATAATAACTCTTTCGTTTAATAACACTTGTGTTTGCGAGTGAAAGCTAGTATAATTTTTTTCAGATTCTACCCCCTTTGGCTTCCTCTGATTTTTTACTCCCTCGATAATCAGCCAGAGCTGCTAAGCACAAAACATGAAAAACAGTAGAGGAAAAAAAGGGGGGATGTCTGGGATAGCAAGCATAGGAAGTGTATATACACTTCGCCATTTTGCAAAAAATGGTTTTGCAAAAAAATTTGGGGAAAACCCCAATCCCCTGACTTGACTCAAACGAAAAAACGAAATAAAGATTATTACCGATGGGTGATAATAACGCTCGATGGAGCCTTACTCAAAGTAAGGCTCCATTTTTTGATGAGGTGAAAAAAATGAATCTTGAGAAAAAACAGGTACGGAGAAAAAGAAAAAATCTGATGATTTTTTATGTCACAGATGATGAGAAGAATATGATTAAAGAAAGGATGAAAAATATAGGAATGAGAAATTTCTCTCAGTATGCTAGAAAGATGGTACTGGATGGCTATGTAATACGACAAGACTTTTCAGAAATCAAGAAGCTTACTCAAGTGCTGGGTTACTTATCGAGAAATATCAATCAAATTGCATTACGTGTAAATCAAACCCACAATATCTATCAATCAGATATAGAGGATTTACAAAGGGACTATGCCAGTGTAAAACGAAAACTTTTAGATTATCTGAGTAGCAAAGTTGACTGATATGGCATATACAAGTATTCACAATATTAAATCAACCGTGGAA comes from the Intestinibacillus sp. Marseille-P6563 genome and includes:
- a CDS encoding plasmid mobilization protein — encoded protein: MGDNNARWSLTQSKAPFFDEVKKMNLEKKQVRRKRKNLMIFYVTDDEKNMIKERMKNIGMRNFSQYARKMVLDGYVIRQDFSEIKKLTQVLGYLSRNINQIALRVNQTHNIYQSDIEDLQRDYASVKRKLLDYLSSKVD